The following coding sequences lie in one Porphyromonas asaccharolytica DSM 20707 genomic window:
- the cls gene encoding cardiolipin synthase, which produces MWTTVLTILYTLLVVGVVVVILTGGDDIYRMFSWLMVVIFVPVAGVILYLLFGRSTASMRLIPKDFLKKINRMPVEHTDFDFHRATLENPDYSSLGKLLYNSDDRTVLAASSMEVITVGTDKYRQLFEDIRSAKQEIHLMYYIIMSDELGVELRDLLVDKAREGVKVRVVYDGLGSIRSDLKGFWKPLRRAGGEVYAFLPVRFPFFNLRINYRNHRKVVVIDQRIGYFGGMNVAQYYTQGNELGQWRDTHFRIEGSAVAGLQRVFLVDWAVAVRKRFDLEPYFAKIDRGASYEHPIAMQFLTNGPQAHWQTIEQAFIKACSIAHEEILVQTPYFLPPEGLLMSLCSAALRGVYVFVMLPERGDSYLTQRASDSYLTQLLKAGVDVRRYRGGFLHSKLLVVDRRIVGIGSANMDFRSLEINLEVMSFVYDKQIAEELSEAFEEDLKACRQLTLEEWSGRSFWIRTLEALARLFSPLL; this is translated from the coding sequence ATGTGGACGACAGTGCTGACTATCCTATACACGCTCCTAGTTGTGGGCGTTGTGGTCGTGATCCTGACGGGAGGCGATGACATCTATCGGATGTTCTCGTGGCTGATGGTCGTGATCTTTGTGCCGGTAGCTGGGGTGATACTTTACTTGCTCTTCGGCCGCTCGACGGCTTCGATGCGACTGATACCTAAGGATTTCCTAAAGAAGATCAATCGTATGCCTGTGGAGCATACGGACTTTGACTTTCACCGAGCGACCCTAGAGAACCCTGACTACAGCTCTCTGGGCAAGCTACTCTACAATAGTGACGATCGTACGGTGCTGGCGGCCTCCTCGATGGAGGTGATCACGGTCGGGACGGATAAATACCGACAGCTCTTTGAGGATATTCGCTCGGCAAAGCAGGAGATCCATCTGATGTACTACATCATAATGTCTGACGAGCTGGGAGTCGAGCTGCGTGATCTATTGGTGGATAAAGCTCGCGAGGGGGTCAAAGTGCGTGTGGTCTACGATGGTCTAGGCTCCATCCGGAGTGATCTGAAGGGCTTCTGGAAACCGCTACGTAGAGCAGGCGGTGAGGTCTATGCGTTTCTCCCAGTGCGTTTTCCCTTTTTCAATCTACGTATCAACTACCGCAACCATCGTAAGGTGGTGGTGATAGATCAGCGCATCGGTTACTTCGGAGGAATGAATGTGGCGCAGTACTATACGCAAGGCAATGAGTTGGGACAGTGGCGTGATACACACTTTCGCATTGAGGGGAGTGCTGTAGCGGGGCTACAGCGTGTTTTTCTTGTAGACTGGGCCGTAGCAGTGCGTAAGCGCTTTGACCTAGAGCCTTACTTTGCCAAGATCGACCGAGGCGCTTCCTACGAGCATCCCATAGCGATGCAGTTCCTCACGAATGGTCCCCAAGCTCACTGGCAGACGATCGAGCAAGCCTTTATCAAGGCGTGCTCGATAGCGCACGAAGAGATCTTAGTACAGACCCCTTACTTCCTCCCGCCAGAGGGATTGCTGATGAGTCTCTGCAGTGCTGCCCTGCGCGGTGTATACGTCTTCGTCATGCTGCCTGAGCGAGGAGACTCCTATCTGACGCAGCGTGCCTCAGACTCTTATCTAACGCAATTGCTAAAGGCTGGAGTGGATGTGAGACGCTATAGGGGTGGCTTCCTACACTCTAAGCTGCTGGTGGTGGATAGGCGCATCGTGGGCATCGGCAGTGCTAATATGGACTTTCGTAGTTTAGAGATCAATCTAGAGGTGATGTCCTTCGTCTATGACAAGCAGATAGCTGAGGAGCTGAGCGAAGCCTTCGAGGAGGATCTCAAAGCGTGTCGTCAGCTAACCCTAGAGGAGTGGAGTGGGCGCTCCTTCTGGATACGAACTCTAGAGGCGCTGGCTCGCCTTTTCTCCCCGCTCCTGTAA
- a CDS encoding type B 50S ribosomal protein L31 — protein MKKDLHPENYRPVAFKDMSNDEVFITKSTANAKETIEIDGETYPLIKIEISNTSHPFYTGKAKLVDTAGRVDKFMSRYGNRGKKADK, from the coding sequence ATGAAAAAGGATCTACATCCTGAGAATTACCGTCCAGTGGCATTCAAAGATATGTCCAACGACGAAGTCTTCATCACGAAGAGTACAGCCAACGCTAAGGAGACCATCGAGATCGATGGCGAGACCTATCCGCTCATCAAGATAGAGATCTCCAACACGTCTCACCCCTTCTACACGGGCAAGGCTAAGCTCGTTGATACGGCAGGACGTGTCGATAAGTTCATGAGCCGCTACGGCAATCGTGGTAAGAAGGCTGACAAGTAA
- the mnmA gene encoding tRNA 2-thiouridine(34) synthase MnmA, translated as METALYTALPRDSRIALLASGGVDSSVAMHLLVEAGFRPDLYYIRIGMQDEDGGYLDCPAEEDIELVTLLARRYDLHLEVIDLHKLYWDRVVAYTMDAVRRGLTPNPDVMCNKLIKFGAFEERSGSSYDYIATGHYATIRKTAEGLTFLGTSPDPVKDQTDFLAQIGFRQMERLLFPIGHLPKEEVRRIALEAHLVNAQRKDSQGICFLGQINYNDFIERYLGTQTGDIIDHETGEKIGEHRGYWFHTIGQRKGLGLSGGPWYVVAKDVEHNVLYASRGYDPKTQYGTIIETEEMHWLTVDPWLWTETPSDSPLEVTFKIRHTPDFTAGRLERLPSGGYQLVSSEPIQGIAAGQFATIYDPQHQLCWGSAPIRSGR; from the coding sequence ATGGAGACCGCTCTCTACACAGCACTGCCACGGGATAGTCGCATCGCTCTGCTCGCTTCGGGTGGCGTGGATAGTAGTGTGGCGATGCATCTGCTCGTCGAGGCGGGCTTTCGTCCTGACCTCTACTATATACGTATCGGTATGCAGGACGAAGATGGCGGCTATCTCGACTGCCCTGCCGAGGAAGACATCGAACTGGTGACGCTCCTCGCCCGTCGCTACGACCTACACTTAGAGGTCATCGACTTGCATAAGCTTTATTGGGATCGTGTGGTCGCCTATACGATGGATGCGGTCCGGCGAGGGCTCACGCCCAATCCCGATGTAATGTGCAATAAGTTGATCAAGTTCGGAGCTTTTGAGGAAAGGAGCGGCTCCTCGTACGACTACATTGCCACGGGTCACTACGCTACGATACGAAAGACGGCGGAAGGCTTGACCTTCCTCGGCACCTCTCCCGACCCAGTGAAGGACCAGACTGACTTCTTGGCGCAGATCGGCTTTCGGCAGATGGAGCGTCTCCTCTTCCCCATCGGTCACCTCCCCAAGGAGGAGGTGCGTCGCATCGCCCTCGAGGCGCATCTGGTCAATGCGCAGCGCAAAGACAGCCAAGGCATCTGCTTCTTAGGGCAGATCAACTACAACGACTTCATCGAGCGCTACTTAGGCACTCAGACGGGCGACATCATCGACCATGAGACAGGAGAGAAGATAGGGGAGCATCGAGGCTACTGGTTTCACACCATCGGGCAGCGCAAAGGGCTAGGACTCTCGGGCGGTCCGTGGTATGTCGTGGCAAAAGATGTGGAGCACAACGTCCTCTACGCCTCACGAGGCTACGATCCTAAGACGCAGTACGGCACGATCATCGAGACCGAAGAGATGCACTGGCTCACCGTCGATCCGTGGCTCTGGACGGAGACCCCGTCAGATAGTCCGCTGGAGGTCACCTTCAAGATCAGACACACGCCCGACTTCACCGCTGGTCGCCTCGAGCGACTCCCCTCGGGGGGCTATCAGCTAGTCAGTAGCGAGCCGATACAGGGGATTGCAGCTGGGCAGTTTGCTACCATCTACGATCCGCAGCATCAGCTCTGTTGGGGCAGCGCTCCGATCCGATCAGGTCGCTAA
- a CDS encoding InlB B-repeat-containing protein — MKRLLLLLSLLSLSLVAHLSAQEQYKVTYSAGEGGTVEAAYYAKLTEVPFASGEMVPKDAQVYLTATPNEGYEVDEWLVNDKPMDHAKGNTLFGVRIDEPKDIRVTFVSQGGPERFMVSFSASEGGTLSATYYDQDMVSNNLLSGTTLPEGSFIEFLATPAKGYKLQKWVVNDQAVEPDKYEPNKYSYNLHSPLTLEAVFVSTGEQADAYPVTYTAGEGGRVTGYYYDDASNKVSFESGDSVPQGVLVNLLATPDDGYVVDEWYQDGEPAGDFFKGIDLFTLAVDKPLDIRVTFRSTAPKPDTYVVQLAIVGDGEVKLSGAEYYDEVPKGTTITVAATPDEGRRLVYIKANETDITETASVVIEENTIIVVAFGLQSYPVKIEVEGEGRIDVSPDWVKLDSVFYNQELTLIPVPKDEHWVLEELTADGRDILSDLMVTIQKPTTIHAKFVDHTALVTPDEARHALYPNPAREQVTIEGVAAGTQVMLYDLRGTLVAETQVDESCAATIALTDLPAGRYIVRAGATSYSLIVQ; from the coding sequence ATGAAACGATTACTACTTCTCTTATCTCTACTGTCTCTATCTCTTGTGGCGCACCTGTCTGCCCAGGAGCAGTATAAGGTGACCTACTCGGCAGGCGAAGGGGGGACTGTCGAAGCTGCTTACTATGCCAAGCTTACAGAGGTGCCCTTCGCAAGTGGTGAGATGGTTCCCAAGGATGCTCAGGTCTATCTGACGGCTACTCCTAACGAGGGGTATGAGGTAGACGAATGGCTGGTCAATGACAAGCCTATGGACCATGCCAAAGGCAACACGCTCTTTGGTGTGAGGATCGATGAGCCTAAGGATATTCGTGTGACCTTTGTCTCCCAGGGTGGTCCTGAGCGCTTTATGGTCTCCTTCTCCGCTAGTGAGGGGGGCACGCTGTCGGCGACTTACTATGATCAGGATATGGTGTCAAACAACTTGCTGAGTGGGACGACTCTTCCTGAGGGCTCTTTCATCGAGTTCCTGGCAACCCCCGCCAAGGGTTACAAACTGCAGAAGTGGGTGGTCAACGATCAAGCGGTGGAGCCTGACAAATATGAGCCGAACAAGTACTCGTACAATCTGCATAGCCCACTGACTCTAGAGGCTGTCTTTGTGTCTACAGGCGAGCAAGCGGATGCTTATCCAGTGACTTATACGGCTGGCGAGGGCGGTCGCGTGACGGGCTACTATTACGATGATGCTAGCAATAAGGTGAGCTTCGAGAGTGGCGACTCCGTGCCTCAGGGGGTGCTGGTCAATCTGCTTGCTACGCCTGACGATGGCTATGTGGTAGACGAGTGGTATCAAGATGGAGAGCCTGCAGGAGACTTCTTCAAGGGGATCGATCTATTTACGCTAGCGGTTGACAAGCCTCTCGATATCCGTGTCACTTTTCGCTCTACGGCTCCTAAGCCTGACACTTATGTCGTGCAGCTGGCTATAGTCGGGGACGGCGAGGTCAAGCTCTCGGGGGCTGAGTACTATGATGAGGTGCCTAAGGGCACGACGATCACGGTGGCGGCAACCCCAGATGAGGGACGACGTCTCGTCTATATCAAGGCTAATGAGACGGACATCACCGAGACGGCGAGTGTGGTCATCGAGGAGAATACAATCATTGTGGTGGCCTTTGGGCTACAAAGCTACCCAGTGAAGATAGAGGTCGAGGGAGAGGGACGGATCGATGTCTCTCCTGACTGGGTAAAACTGGACTCGGTCTTTTACAATCAAGAGCTGACCCTGATCCCTGTGCCTAAGGACGAGCATTGGGTGCTCGAGGAGCTGACTGCTGATGGACGTGACATATTGTCTGATCTTATGGTAACGATCCAGAAGCCTACGACGATACATGCTAAGTTTGTCGATCACACGGCTCTCGTCACGCCTGATGAGGCTCGTCATGCGCTCTATCCGAACCCCGCCCGTGAGCAGGTGACGATCGAGGGCGTTGCTGCAGGTACCCAGGTGATGCTCTATGATCTACGAGGTACACTGGTCGCTGAGACGCAGGTTGATGAGTCTTGCGCAGCAACGATAGCGCTGACCGATCTGCCGGCAGGGCGATACATTGTACGGGCTGGTGCAACGAGTTATAGCCTGATCGTGCAGTGA
- a CDS encoding InlB B-repeat-containing protein, with the protein MTQRLHYLLLMLTALLIGQAVCTAQDPAETAQIELIVPKGTQYVNFQVTYLEGAEANNIDFGDGTIEQHKGRYQGVNHKYDPATTEETVIKIDAAQLTQLRNASVTPGFSGFGKIAAPELQVLAFRLDNYTLRESREQMVDLSECPKLEEVYLRNVLDIKLPNERTVLKKVTLYTSNSDTDRNYTILSSKHLDLSGYTALEEIDIQRQPNLESVNLTGLTALTKLTIKQCSLYKIDGIKELAALTEVDLSRNYLPYSSLPLQRPALTSFKYGQEGVRLAPECVDKNTIHLADMLEVKDADGEAQPSTIKQIRQLNTPRTLKEGQDYILKGSDLIILERGFGGFGGDNPLDSIQLSIKVTNEYYPKYGKSTYEVPELKLDIAREGAVYPGEKQPLTFSASEGGSIQAMAGDTELSSDDKVEPGTPLTFTATPDEGYIITEWRVNDIVQMTPGLDKKPITDATFKVNMYSEPMTVTVTFARAEDNYAVTFSKEGEGKLTVTVDGKPFTSGTFVAKGTKVLFEAEAFTDHIVKEWQINGEVIPAGEEQASYTLTVDKTMEVKVIFAKHDAIDAVSATRYQIAQTDQTLTVLGVTADETIRLYTLTGTPVATATGDATLSIAQLPAGVYLLQIGSDWVKVTL; encoded by the coding sequence ATGACACAACGACTACACTATTTACTACTCATGCTGACCGCCCTACTAATCGGACAGGCAGTCTGTACTGCGCAAGATCCCGCCGAGACCGCGCAGATCGAGCTGATCGTACCTAAGGGTACGCAGTATGTCAACTTCCAGGTCACCTACCTCGAGGGCGCCGAGGCGAATAATATCGACTTTGGAGATGGCACCATAGAGCAACACAAAGGGCGCTATCAGGGTGTCAATCACAAGTATGACCCTGCGACAACGGAGGAGACGGTCATCAAGATTGACGCCGCTCAGCTTACGCAGCTACGTAATGCCTCCGTAACCCCTGGCTTTTCTGGCTTTGGCAAGATTGCTGCTCCCGAGCTACAAGTCTTAGCCTTCCGACTAGACAACTACACGCTCCGGGAGAGTCGTGAGCAGATGGTAGACCTATCTGAGTGCCCTAAGCTCGAAGAGGTTTACCTGCGCAATGTGCTAGACATTAAGCTCCCCAACGAGCGCACCGTTCTCAAGAAGGTGACTCTGTACACCTCCAACTCCGACACCGATCGCAACTATACCATACTCTCTAGTAAGCATCTAGACCTATCAGGCTACACAGCTCTAGAAGAGATCGATATACAGCGTCAGCCGAACTTAGAGTCGGTCAATCTGACAGGACTGACCGCCCTAACCAAACTCACTATCAAGCAGTGCAGCCTCTACAAGATCGACGGCATCAAAGAGCTAGCAGCACTCACAGAGGTAGACCTATCGCGCAACTACCTCCCCTACTCTTCGCTACCACTCCAGCGCCCTGCGCTAACCTCCTTTAAGTATGGGCAGGAGGGCGTACGTCTAGCTCCTGAGTGCGTGGACAAGAACACGATCCACCTCGCCGATATGCTCGAGGTGAAAGATGCCGACGGCGAAGCACAGCCTAGTACGATCAAGCAGATCCGACAGCTCAACACGCCACGCACACTCAAGGAGGGACAGGACTACATCCTCAAGGGGAGCGACCTCATCATCCTCGAGCGTGGCTTCGGAGGCTTTGGCGGTGACAACCCGCTAGACTCTATCCAGCTAAGCATCAAGGTCACCAACGAATACTACCCCAAGTATGGTAAGAGCACCTATGAAGTTCCTGAGCTCAAGCTAGACATAGCTCGCGAGGGCGCTGTCTACCCTGGGGAAAAGCAGCCGCTCACCTTCTCTGCTAGTGAGGGTGGCTCTATCCAGGCTATGGCAGGCGACACAGAGCTCTCCTCTGACGACAAGGTCGAGCCAGGCACACCGCTCACCTTCACCGCAACGCCCGACGAGGGGTACATCATCACCGAGTGGCGTGTCAATGATATCGTCCAGATGACCCCAGGACTTGACAAGAAGCCGATTACGGATGCTACCTTTAAGGTCAATATGTATAGCGAACCGATGACGGTCACCGTCACCTTTGCCCGGGCGGAAGACAATTATGCTGTCACCTTCTCCAAGGAAGGCGAGGGCAAGCTGACGGTCACGGTCGATGGCAAGCCGTTTACCTCCGGGACCTTCGTTGCCAAGGGTACGAAGGTGCTCTTCGAGGCAGAAGCCTTCACCGACCACATTGTCAAGGAGTGGCAGATCAATGGCGAAGTCATCCCCGCTGGCGAAGAGCAAGCAAGCTACACGCTGACTGTCGACAAGACGATGGAGGTTAAGGTGATCTTCGCCAAGCATGATGCTATCGATGCAGTCAGTGCCACACGCTATCAGATCGCTCAGACCGACCAGACGCTCACCGTACTGGGCGTCACGGCAGACGAGACGATCCGCCTCTACACGCTCACGGGTACTCCTGTCGCTACGGCAACGGGAGACGCCACGCTTTCCATCGCACAGCTCCCCGCAGGCGTCTACCTCCTACAGATCGGCAGCGACTGGGTCAAGGTAACGCTCTAA
- a CDS encoding T9SS type A sorting domain-containing protein has product MKRTTLRTLMTTSWLLLLTLCVSTPQLRAQEDNLLLSIQIQSAQNARQVLRLAGVSNKLWIDFGDGSGKQQFAVPDEVPDDLNQLKEIPFTVRQANPTIKVYGAGIRAFGFFRTGSILDLQLVKTSDLQVLALDNTHLASLDLSGCPSLEVLQCFGNFELTQLDLSHCPKLKELQVQYTGLKSIDLTPCKELEVFLAFKSLLEEVHLGSHPKLWYFKADEAHIRSLDLSGCPALQLLHMNTNSLSSLTLRGNIALSDMQLGENKQLARADWSEAPALRSLYLDQTAVAQLDLRSLHHLEILQAQQSQLEMVKVSDQAHFSKMMLWGNNLSACALDTLYATLAPLPAGDQDTIYLRATADFTNPGLETSRTDIAKNKGYLLLDIMSLEELVGDATGCPGSNVGMEYIPRITEQCLIAIDGQRRYRINTALGVSSITIYDAQGQLLLQQLASTTELDLSRLPAGQYIVLATALTGQTYGQTLIL; this is encoded by the coding sequence ATGAAAAGAACTACGCTGCGAACCCTTATGACGACTAGCTGGCTACTACTCCTCACGCTCTGCGTCTCTACACCTCAGCTACGCGCTCAGGAGGACAATCTACTGCTATCGATACAGATCCAGTCTGCGCAAAATGCGCGACAGGTACTCAGACTGGCAGGTGTGAGCAATAAGCTGTGGATAGACTTCGGCGATGGCAGTGGTAAGCAACAGTTTGCCGTACCCGATGAGGTGCCCGATGATCTAAACCAGCTCAAGGAGATACCATTTACGGTGCGACAAGCGAATCCGACCATCAAGGTGTACGGAGCGGGTATACGCGCTTTCGGCTTCTTCCGTACAGGCTCTATCCTAGACTTACAGCTCGTGAAGACGAGCGACCTGCAGGTACTCGCTCTGGACAATACACATCTGGCTAGTTTGGATCTCAGCGGCTGCCCCAGTCTAGAGGTGCTCCAGTGCTTTGGCAATTTTGAGCTCACACAGCTCGATCTGTCCCACTGTCCTAAGCTTAAGGAGCTACAGGTACAGTACACGGGGCTCAAGAGTATCGATCTAACGCCTTGCAAGGAGCTTGAGGTCTTTCTTGCTTTCAAAAGTCTACTAGAAGAGGTACACCTCGGATCTCACCCCAAGCTATGGTACTTCAAGGCTGATGAAGCGCACATTCGCTCGCTCGACCTCTCGGGTTGCCCTGCGCTACAGCTCTTGCATATGAATACGAACAGTCTCTCGAGCTTGACACTGCGGGGCAATATCGCTTTGTCAGATATGCAACTAGGTGAAAACAAGCAGCTCGCCAGAGCCGACTGGAGCGAAGCGCCTGCACTACGCTCACTCTACCTAGACCAGACGGCGGTCGCTCAACTAGACCTCAGGTCGCTACACCACCTAGAGATATTACAGGCACAGCAGTCTCAGCTGGAGATGGTTAAGGTGAGCGATCAAGCACACTTTAGCAAGATGATGCTATGGGGCAACAACCTATCGGCATGTGCACTAGACACCCTCTATGCTACACTGGCTCCTCTGCCAGCTGGCGATCAAGATACGATCTACCTACGAGCCACGGCAGACTTTACCAATCCAGGACTAGAGACCTCTCGCACGGATATTGCTAAAAACAAGGGGTACCTCCTCCTAGACATTATGAGTCTTGAGGAGCTAGTCGGTGACGCGACTGGTTGCCCAGGGAGCAACGTAGGTATGGAGTACATCCCCCGCATCACGGAGCAGTGCCTTATCGCTATCGATGGGCAGAGGCGCTATCGCATCAATACGGCTCTAGGCGTGAGCTCGATCACGATCTACGATGCCCAGGGGCAGTTACTCTTACAGCAGCTAGCCTCTACGACAGAGCTAGACCTCTCTCGACTCCCGGCTGGACAATACATCGTACTGGCTACAGCTCTCACTGGTCAGACCTATGGGCAGACGCTAATCCTCTAG
- the argS gene encoding arginine--tRNA ligase, translating to MSLYRQLSEAIASTLHTLYGLTTTADEITLTATRPEFEGHMTLVVFPYLKASHKSPQETAETIGAKLQEQTDLIASYGVVKGFLNLTLTDTVWISALREIAETPHYGHITPTAQSPLVMIEYSSPNTNKPLHLGHVRNNLLGYSLAQILEASGHRVVKTNIVNDRGVHICKSMLAWLRWGNGETPESSGKKGDHLIGDYYVRFDKEYRAELAQIRAAHPDWSDEEVEAKSQLMADARQMLRQWEQGDPEVRALWRQMNEWVYKGFDETYSRMGVSFDKIYYESDTYLVGREEVLRGLKEGLFERHEDGSVWADFEAEGLDKKILLRSDGTSVYITQDIGTAKLRYQDFPIDQMVYVVGNEQEYHFQVLSLLLDRLGYKWGKSLTHFSYGMVELPNGKMKSREGTVVDADDLMDAMRDTALEVARTAQQAKGVELAAEPTAEELRTAEMVGLGALKYFILKVDPRKNMMFNPEESIDFNGNTGPFIQYTYARICSLLQKADEMGYKHQLPEGGALALSSYETALVQQLLDYPTVVQEAAESYSPARIANYTYDLVKGYNQFYHECSVLREEDEALRSMRLQLSKTVAETIHSAMGLLGIALPERM from the coding sequence ATGAGCCTTTACAGACAGCTTAGCGAGGCGATCGCCTCGACACTACATACACTTTACGGTCTCACCACAACAGCTGACGAGATCACGCTGACCGCCACGCGCCCTGAGTTTGAGGGGCATATGACGCTCGTCGTCTTCCCTTATCTCAAGGCTTCGCACAAGTCTCCGCAAGAGACTGCCGAGACGATCGGTGCCAAGCTCCAAGAGCAGACTGACCTCATAGCGTCCTATGGCGTGGTCAAGGGCTTTCTCAATCTCACACTGACCGACACAGTGTGGATCTCAGCCCTACGAGAGATTGCCGAAACTCCGCATTACGGTCACATCACGCCGACAGCTCAGTCACCGCTCGTGATGATTGAGTACTCCTCGCCAAACACCAACAAGCCGCTTCACCTCGGACACGTGCGCAACAATCTGCTCGGCTACAGCCTTGCTCAGATACTGGAGGCGAGTGGACATCGTGTGGTCAAGACAAACATCGTCAATGACCGTGGCGTGCACATATGCAAGTCCATGTTGGCATGGCTACGCTGGGGCAATGGCGAGACGCCTGAGTCTTCGGGCAAGAAGGGCGACCACCTCATCGGAGACTACTACGTACGCTTTGACAAAGAGTATCGTGCCGAACTGGCGCAAATACGTGCTGCCCATCCTGACTGGAGCGACGAAGAGGTCGAGGCTAAGTCTCAGCTCATGGCTGATGCACGACAGATGCTACGTCAGTGGGAGCAGGGCGATCCTGAGGTGCGTGCACTATGGCGACAGATGAATGAGTGGGTCTACAAAGGCTTTGACGAGACTTACAGCCGTATGGGTGTCTCCTTTGACAAGATCTACTACGAGAGCGACACCTACCTCGTAGGCCGCGAGGAGGTCTTGCGAGGTTTGAAGGAAGGGCTCTTCGAGCGACATGAGGATGGCTCCGTATGGGCCGACTTTGAGGCGGAGGGACTGGACAAGAAGATCCTCCTACGCAGTGACGGCACTTCCGTCTACATCACCCAAGACATCGGCACTGCCAAGCTTCGCTATCAAGACTTCCCGATAGACCAGATGGTTTACGTCGTGGGCAACGAGCAGGAGTACCACTTTCAGGTGCTATCGCTACTCTTAGACCGCTTGGGATATAAGTGGGGCAAGAGCTTGACACACTTTAGCTACGGTATGGTCGAGCTACCTAATGGCAAGATGAAGAGTCGCGAGGGTACGGTCGTCGATGCGGACGATCTGATGGACGCTATGCGCGACACAGCCCTAGAGGTAGCACGGACAGCTCAGCAGGCGAAGGGCGTAGAGCTAGCTGCCGAGCCGACCGCTGAGGAGCTACGCACCGCCGAGATGGTCGGACTAGGCGCGCTCAAGTACTTCATCCTCAAGGTGGACCCGAGGAAGAATATGATGTTCAATCCCGAGGAGTCTATCGACTTCAACGGCAACACGGGACCTTTCATCCAGTACACCTACGCCCGCATCTGCTCGCTCCTGCAGAAGGCTGACGAGATGGGCTACAAGCACCAGCTCCCTGAGGGTGGCGCGCTAGCACTCTCATCGTACGAGACGGCACTCGTCCAGCAGCTGCTCGACTATCCGACAGTTGTGCAGGAGGCTGCCGAGAGCTATTCGCCAGCCCGCATTGCCAACTATACCTACGACTTGGTCAAGGGGTATAACCAGTTCTACCACGAGTGCTCTGTACTGCGTGAGGAGGACGAAGCGCTGCGCAGCATGCGTCTGCAGCTGAGCAAGACCGTTGCCGAGACGATCCATAGCGCTATGGGGCTCCTCGGCATTGCGCTACCCGAGCGTATGTAG
- a CDS encoding porin, with the protein MSHLTKSLSAFILLLSLAFGSLMAQEPTPDAELEAPHDKKVSLSLEARGDYQRIYLGSQADKAGSGFKGNIANVILSGTLSPKFSYLYRQRLSSVNLDRTFFESIDFLYLQYNPTEQLSVKLGKWIVFVGGWEFEPAPIDVFQLGEFCYQMPAYQWGATVSYTLPNGQDNLHAQVIQSPYRKVYEGMSGQPADMYAYNLIWTAHHDWFVPMWSVNFMEYAPGRFMNYVSLGNRFQLTRRTFIDLDLMHRAPLDGEGKKAFADYSIYGQLAFHPTTQTKLYLKGSYDQNLSGLAADYGVTDGTQIACLGGGVEYSPIPEVRLHAHANYAFGTNTNPQAVLHDKRTQINVGVTWRMKVL; encoded by the coding sequence ATGTCACATCTTACGAAGTCGCTGTCGGCCTTCATACTCCTACTGTCACTTGCATTCGGCTCGCTGATGGCGCAGGAGCCTACGCCCGATGCTGAGCTAGAAGCACCGCATGACAAGAAGGTGTCACTCTCGCTAGAGGCACGTGGGGACTATCAGCGCATCTATCTAGGCAGCCAAGCCGACAAAGCGGGATCAGGCTTTAAGGGCAATATCGCTAACGTCATACTTAGTGGTACCCTCTCGCCAAAGTTTAGCTACCTCTACCGGCAGCGACTTAGCTCGGTCAATCTGGACCGCACCTTCTTCGAGTCGATCGACTTCCTCTACCTACAGTATAACCCTACCGAGCAGCTCAGTGTCAAGCTCGGCAAGTGGATCGTTTTCGTCGGTGGGTGGGAGTTTGAGCCTGCGCCGATAGATGTCTTTCAGTTGGGAGAGTTTTGCTATCAGATGCCCGCCTATCAGTGGGGGGCTACGGTGAGCTACACCTTGCCTAATGGGCAGGACAACCTCCATGCGCAGGTGATCCAGAGCCCCTATCGTAAGGTTTACGAGGGGATGAGCGGGCAGCCGGCTGATATGTATGCTTACAATCTCATCTGGACAGCGCACCACGATTGGTTTGTGCCGATGTGGAGTGTCAACTTTATGGAGTATGCGCCTGGACGCTTTATGAACTACGTTTCGCTGGGCAACCGCTTTCAGCTGACCCGTCGCACCTTCATCGATCTAGACTTGATGCATCGTGCGCCACTAGATGGCGAGGGTAAGAAGGCTTTTGCCGATTACTCTATCTATGGTCAGCTAGCCTTCCACCCGACGACCCAGACGAAGCTTTACCTCAAGGGGAGCTATGATCAGAATCTAAGTGGCTTAGCAGCAGATTACGGGGTCACCGACGGCACGCAGATAGCCTGTCTCGGTGGCGGTGTCGAGTACTCACCCATCCCCGAGGTGCGTCTGCATGCACACGCTAACTACGCCTTTGGCACGAACACGAATCCGCAGGCCGTGCTGCATGACAAGCGCACGCAGATCAACGTGGGGGTCACCTGGCGCATGAAAGTACTCTAA